The proteins below are encoded in one region of Labeo rohita strain BAU-BD-2019 chromosome 15, IGBB_LRoh.1.0, whole genome shotgun sequence:
- the mlnr gene encoding growth hormone secretagogue receptor type 1, with product MEEFMEDHHCGDSLFPTSTLIPVTTICILLFIVGITGNTMTILIIQRFKDMKTTTNLYLSSMAISDLVIFLSLPFDLYRLWKYVPWVFGELVCRLSHYINEGCTNATILHITVLSMERYLAICFPFKAKAAITKRRVKYVILALWGFALLSAAPVFFLMGVEYENETMPDPDTRQCKHTRYAIESGLLHTTIWVSTAYFFCPMFCLLFLYGSIGRKLWKSRHELHGPNAAARQKVNRQTVKILAVVVSVFAICWLPYHIGRFLFTHVDDYHSARLSQNFNVASMVLFYLSASINPVLYNLMSNKYRSAVKRLFLLPRRRHHGPNRRHISTRDDITMCTETFNGVKETVMTEEALR from the exons ATGGAGGAGTTCATGGAGGATCACCATTGCGGAGACTCTCTCTTCCCAACCTCTACCCTGATTCCTGTCACCACCATTTGCATCCTGCTCTTCATCGTCGGCATAACCGGCAACACCATGACCATCCTCATTATCCAGCGCTTCAAGGACATGAAGACCACCACCAACCTGTATCTCTCCAGCATGGCCATCTCAGATCTTGTCATCTTCCTCAGCCTCCCCTTCGACCTCTACCGCCTCTGGAAGTACGTACCCTGGGTCTTCGGGGAGCTGGTGTGCCGTCTGTCACACTACATCAATGAAGGATGCACCAACGCCACCATCCTCCACATCACAGTGCTCAGCATGGAGCGTTACCTGGCCATCTGCTTTCCTTTCAAAGCCAAGGCTGCCATTACCAAGCGAAGAGTCAAGTATGTCATTCTGGCTCTGTGGGGATTCGCCCTACTATCTGCTGCGCCAGTGTTCTTCCTGATGGGTGTGGAGTACGAGAACGAGACGATGCCTGACCCAGACACTCGGCAATGCAAGCACACACGCTATGCCATTGAATCAGGGCTTCTGCACACCACTATCTGGGTGTCGACCGCCTACTTCTTCTGCCCCATGTTTTGCCTACTCTTTCTGTATGGATCCATTGGTCGAAAGTTGTGGAAGAGTCGTCATGAACTTCATGGGCCCAATGCAGCAGCCAGACAGAAGGTTAACAGGCAGACTGTCAAGATTCTGG CTGTTGTTGTGTCGGTCTTTGCCATTTGCTGGCTGCCTTACCACATTGGTCGGTTTCTCTTCACACATGTGGATGACTACCACTCCGCCCGCCTCAGCCAGAACTTCAACGTGGCCTCCATGGTGCTCTTCTACCTGAGCGCCTCAATTAACCCCGTCCTCTACAACCTCATGTCTAACAAGTATCGCTCTGCTGTCAAACGCCTCTTCCTGTTGCCCCGCAGGCGCCACCACGGGCCCAACCGGAGACATATCTCGACCCGTGATGACATCACCATGTGCACAGAGACATTCAATGGGGTAAAAGAGACCGTGATGACAGAGGAGGCCCTACGGTAA